One window from the genome of Sesamum indicum cultivar Zhongzhi No. 13 linkage group LG15, S_indicum_v1.0, whole genome shotgun sequence encodes:
- the LOC110013165 gene encoding phytosulfokines 3-like — protein MSKATTLFIVALLLFSLCSASRPTPTAHDKVEAKNEVKVEAGQAEENCQGIGEDECLMRRTLAAHLDYIYTQHHKP, from the exons ATGTCTAAAGCCACAACCCTTTTCATTGTAgccctcctcctcttctctctCTGCTCAGCCTCTCGTCCCACGCCCACTGCTCACGACAAGGTGGAAGCCAAGAATGAG GTTAAGGTAGAAGCAGGCCAAGCGGAAGAGAACTGCCAGGGAATTGGTGAAGATGAGTGCTTGATGAGAAGAACCCTCGCTGCTCACCTtgattacatttacacccaaCACCACAAGCCATAA